In Bacillota bacterium, the sequence CTTGTCCGCAAACCCTACCACCTCTACCTCGTCTCCTACCTTCACTGTTCCCCTGTCAACTCGCCCTGTCGTCACCGTCCCCCGCCCCGTGATGGTGAACACATCCTCTATCGGCATCAGGAACGGCTTGTCTATATCCCTCTGGGGTGTCGGTATGTACTCATCTACCGCGTCCATCAACTCCCAGATGCCCTTGGTCCACTCGTTCTCTCCATCGCTCTCCAGTGCCTTCAGCGCTGAACCCGCTATCACCGGTGTCTCGTCCCCGGGGAAACCGTACTTCGTCAGCAGCTCCCTTACCTCCAACTCCACCAGTTCCAGTAGCTCCGGGTCGTCCACCATGTCAGCCTTGTTCAAAAACACCACCATCGATGGCACGTTAACCTGCCTGGCCAGTAAAATATGCTCCCTGGTCTGCGGCATCGGCCCGTCGGCCGCCGATACCACCAGTATCGCCCCGTCCATCTGCGCCGCGCCAGTTATCATGTTCTTGATGTAGTCAGCGTGCCCCGGGCAGTCCACGTGCGCGTAGTGCCTCTTCTCCGTCTCGTACTCCACGTGTGCCGTCGCTATCGTGATCCCCCGCGCCTTCTCCTCCGGCGCCTTGTCGATCTGATCGAACGGTACGAAATTCGCCAGCGCCTTCGTCGCCAGCACCTTCGTTATCGCCGCCGTCAACGTCGTCTTCCCATGGTCTATGTGCCCTATCGTCCCTACGTTTACGTGCGGCTTCGTCCTCTCAAACTTCTTCTTGGCCATGAAGAACTGACTCCTCCTTTAGGCCCAATCCGTCTTAGCCTCTGTCGGGTATTATGGGCATTTTCGAGAAGAAGTATTTTCTTCATAGACCATAGAATTCCTCCCCCCACAAATGACTATGGAGCTCACAACCGGGCTCGAACCGGTGACCTCCGCCTTACCAAGGCGACGCTCTGCCTGCTGAGCTATGTGAGCACCATTTAGGATTGG encodes:
- the tuf gene encoding elongation factor Tu — its product is MAKKKFERTKPHVNVGTIGHIDHGKTTLTAAITKVLATKALANFVPFDQIDKAPEEKARGITIATAHVEYETEKRHYAHVDCPGHADYIKNMITGAAQMDGAILVVSAADGPMPQTREHILLARQVNVPSMVVFLNKADMVDDPELLELVELEVRELLTKYGFPGDETPVIAGSALKALESDGENEWTKGIWELMDAVDEYIPTPQRDIDKPFLMPIEDVFTITGRGTVTTGRVDRGTVKVGDEVEVVGFADKARKTVVTGVEMFRKILDRAEAGDNVGTLLRGVDKEEVERGQVLAKPGSIHPHRKFKAQVYVLTREEGGRHTPFFQGYRPQFYLRTTDVTGQIKLPDGVEMVMPGDNINMDVELITTIAIEEGLRFAIREGGRTVGAGAVTQIIE